The DNA segment AAGAGGCTTTTTTTCATTATTTAGATACCCTCCAGGCAGACCGTTCGAATCCCATTGCCTGCCTTCGGTTGGGGTTTATGGCCCTAGGACAAAAAGAATTTAAAATTGCAGACCATTTTTTCTCAAGAATCCCGGAAGAAAAAATCAATCTCTCCTCTTACTTCATTGCACGTGGTGTGATCTCCGGTGTGACAGGTGGGGGAAAGGAAAGGGAATACTTTGAAAAGGCATACAAACTAGAGAAGTCTCCTGTTTCGGGATTTTTATATGCCTTATCTCTTTCTCGGGAGAACAAACATAAAGATGCCGTGAAAACGGCTGTGGCCATCAGCGAACAGATCGAAGATGAGTTTGTGCGTTTTACCCTCTTTCAGTTTTTAATGACAGAAGCCATCCTCATGCAAAACTTTCCAGAGGCATTGAAGTATGGTCGTTTGTGTTTGGAAATGGCAAGGCTCAATGCTTGGCCAAGTGAAATCATAGAAACAAGCATTCACTTTGCAATGATTACTGTGTATATGGGAAGACTTGATGATGCATCCGAATATTTGATTGAAGCGGAGGCAGAACGGTTGGATGATCCCGACGTTGTGGCTCTTGCCAATTTAAAATATAGATTGGAGCGGGGAACAGGAACTGTTGAATCATTAACTCATGAATATGATCTTTCGCGGGAACTCAATTTATTATCTGTAAACTTATTTCCTAACTCTAGATACTTTGAACTAAGTGGAATGCGTTCTTCTAAACCTTTCAATATCAAAGGGATGGTGGATGATGCGGGAAAAAAACTAACATCCAAATTGGATATGCTCGGTCTCGATAAATTTGAAAAGTTCATTAGCCTTCCTGGGACCAATTTTAAAAACCAAGCCACTCGTATGGTCATGAGTATGGGGTATCGAGTCACAAAAGAAATGTCGAACCCTGAAGCCGATGGTGTGAATTTACTTGCCTCTTCCAAAGAAGACGTAAACAAAAGAGCACTTTTCCGTGTCCGCAAATGGAAAGATGCAAAAGTTTCGGATGTTTTTTTGCGAGAGATGACAAACCAAATGGAAGAGTTGGGTGCCACCAAAGGTTATGTGATTGGTAATTTTGATGTCACAGAAGGTGGGAAAAAAATCATCGCAGCAAGTAACGGTGCCCTTGAGATGTACAGTGGGGATCTGTTCGAGGACCTTCTCAACAAAACAATGTGATGAAATTTCAAAACCTACGTATTTCTTTTTTTGTTTTATTCTTATTTGTTTTCAAT comes from the Leptospira bourretii genome and includes:
- a CDS encoding restriction endonuclease produces the protein MAFFIFVGAAVIMLGFLLTFIVGQRRDSYAKALSLATLGNFLDARALVREKLEEDHQNPYGHYVMAKIYAMENDPLNEAKHLEIIKKNNRYTKEIDSVTVSNRIAEIYYTKDFFEEAFFHYLDTLQADRSNPIACLRLGFMALGQKEFKIADHFFSRIPEEKINLSSYFIARGVISGVTGGGKEREYFEKAYKLEKSPVSGFLYALSLSRENKHKDAVKTAVAISEQIEDEFVRFTLFQFLMTEAILMQNFPEALKYGRLCLEMARLNAWPSEIIETSIHFAMITVYMGRLDDASEYLIEAEAERLDDPDVVALANLKYRLERGTGTVESLTHEYDLSRELNLLSVNLFPNSRYFELSGMRSSKPFNIKGMVDDAGKKLTSKLDMLGLDKFEKFISLPGTNFKNQATRMVMSMGYRVTKEMSNPEADGVNLLASSKEDVNKRALFRVRKWKDAKVSDVFLREMTNQMEELGATKGYVIGNFDVTEGGKKIIAASNGALEMYSGDLFEDLLNKTM